Proteins found in one Mixophyes fleayi isolate aMixFle1 chromosome 8, aMixFle1.hap1, whole genome shotgun sequence genomic segment:
- the CSNK1E gene encoding casein kinase I encodes MELRVGNKYRLGRKIGSGSFGDIYLGANIATGEEVAIKLECVKTKHPQLHIESKFYKMMQGGVGIPSIKWCGAEGDYNVMVMELLGPSLEDLFNFCSRKFSLKTVLLLADQMISRIEYIHSKNFIHRDVKPDNFLMGLGKKGNLVYIIDFGLAKKYRDARTHQHIPYRENKNLTGTARYASINTHLGIEQSRRDDLESLGYVLMYFNLGSLPWQGLKAATKRQKYERISEKKMSTPIEVLCKGYPSEFSTYLNFCRSLRFDDKPDYSYLRQLFRNLFHRQGFSYDYVFDWNMLKFGAARNPEDMDRERREHDREERMGQLRGSTTRALPPGPPAGAAPNRLRNGGEPVASTPASRIQQSGNTSPRAISRVDRERKVSMRLHRGAPANVSSSDLTGRQEVSRISASQASVPFDHLGK; translated from the exons GTGCAAATATTGCCACGGGGGAGGAGGTTGCCATTAAGCTGGAATGTGTGAAGACAAAGCATCCTCAGTTGCACATTGAAAGCAAGTTTTacaagatgatgcaggggggag TGGGGATTCCTTCAATCAAATGGTGTGGTGCAGAGGGAGATTACAATGTGATGGTGATGGAGTTACTTGGCCCCAGCTTAGAAGACCTGTTTAATTTCTGTTCTCGCAAGTTCAGCCTGAAGACGGTGCTGCTCCTGGCAGATCAGATG ATCAGTCGTATTGAGTACATTCATTCTAAGAACTTCATTCACCGGGATGTTAAGCCAGACAACTTTCTGATGGGGCTCGGGAAGAAGGGCAATTTGGTTTACATTATAGATTTTGGCCTGGCCAAGAAGTATCGTGATGCTCGGACACATCAACATATCCCCTACAGAGAAAACAAGAACTTGACTGGGACTGCAAGATATGCATCTATAAACACTCATCTGGGTATAG AGCAAAGTCGCCGGGATGATTTGGAGAGTCTGGGATACGTGCTTATGTACTTTAACCTCGGGTCGCTCCCCTGGCAAGGTTTGAAGGCCGCAACCAAACGGCAGAAATATGAACGCATCAGTGAGAAGAAAATGTCAACCCCTATTGAGGTCCTCTGCAAAGGCTACCCCT CTGAATTTTCAACGTATTTGAATTTCTGCCGCTCTCTGCGATTCGATGATAAGCCAGACTATTCGTACCTGAGGCAGCTTTTCCGTAACCTCTTCCACCGACAAGGCTTCTCGTATGACTACGTGTTCGACTGGAACATGCTGAAATTT GGTGCAGCTCGGAACCCAGAAGATATGGACAGGGAAAGACGAGAACATGATAGAGAGGAGAGAATGGGCCAGCTTAGAGGTTCCACTACTCGAGCGCTACCCCCTGGCCCTCCTGCCGGTGCAGCCCCTAATCGGCTAAGGAATGGCGGAGAGCCTGTAGCCTCCACGCCAGCCTCTCGAATTCAGCAAAGTG GTAACACCTCTCCTCGGGCGATCTCACGGGTGGACAGAGAGCGCAAAGTCAGCATGAGGTTACATCGGGGAGCCCCTGCAAATGTCTCTTCCTCGGATCTCACAGGACGACAAGAGGTGTCACGGATTTCAGCATCACAG GCCAGCGTACCGTTTGACCATCTTGGAAAATGA